One stretch of Kogia breviceps isolate mKogBre1 chromosome 20, mKogBre1 haplotype 1, whole genome shotgun sequence DNA includes these proteins:
- the ZNF703 gene encoding zinc finger protein 703 → MSDSPAGSNSRTPERSCSGGGGKRPAVPAAVSLLPPADPLRQANRLPIRVLKMLSAHTGHLLHPEYLQPLSSTPVSPIELDAKKSPLALLAQTCSQIGKPDPPPSSKLNSVAAANGLGAEKDPGRSASGATSASAALKQLGDSPAEDKSSFKPYSKGSGGGDSRKDSGSSSVSSTSSSSSLSPGDKAGFRVPSAACTPFPPHGAPVSASSSSSSPGGSRGGSPHHSDCKNGGGGAGGELDKKDQEPKPSPEPAAVSRGSGGEPGAHGGGAEAGASGRKSEPPSALVGAGHVAPVSPYKPGHSVFPLPPSSIGYHGSIVGAYAGYPSQFVPGLDPSKSGLVGGQLSGGLGLPPGKPPSSSPLTGASPPSFLQGLCRDPYCLGGYHGASHLGGSSCSTCSAHDPAAPGLKAGGYPLVYPGHPLQPAALSSSAAQAALPGHPLYTYGFMLQNEPLPHSCNWVAASGPCDKRFATSEELLSHLRTHTALPGAEKLLAAYPGASGLGSAAAAAAAAASCHLHLPPPTAPGSPGSLSLRSPHTLGLSRYHPYGKSHLSTAGGLAVPSLPTAGPYYSPYALYGQRLASASALGYQ, encoded by the exons ATGAGCGATTCGCCCGCTGGATCTAACTCAAGGACACCCGAAAGGAgctgcagcggcggcggcgggaagAGGCCGGCAGTGCCGGCGGCGGTGTCCCTCTTGCCTCCGGCGGACCCCCTGCGCCAGGCGAACCGGCTCCCTATCAGGGTCCTGAAGATGCTGAGCGCTCACACCGGCCACCTCCTGCACCCGGAGTACCTGCAGCCGCTGTCCTCCACTCCCGTCAGCCCCATTGAG CTGGACGCCAAGAAGAGTCCTTTGGCGTTGCTGGCCCAGACTTGCTCGCAGATCGGCAAGCCGGACCCGCCGCCCTCGTCCAAGCTCAACTCGGTAGCGGCGGCCAACGGGCTGGGAGCGGAGAAGGACCCTGGCCGCTCGGCCTCGGGCGCCACCTCCGCGTCTGCGGCGCTCAAGCAGCTGGGGGACTCCCCGGCCGAGGACAAGTCCAGCTTCAAGCCCTACTCCAAGGGCTCCGGAGGCGGCGACTCCCGCAAAGACAGCGGCTCCTCCTCCGTGTcctccacatcctcctcctcctccttgtccCCGGGAGACAAGGCGGGCTTCAGGGTCCCCAGCGCCGCCTGCACGCCCTTTCCCCCGCATGGAGCGCCGGTCTCCGCGTCGTCGTCCTCGTCCTCCCCCGGCGGCTCCCGGGGCGGCTCCCCGCACCACTCTGACTGCAAGAACGGCGGCGGGGGTGCCGGCGGGGAGCTGGACAAGAAAGACCAGGAGCCCAAGCCCAGCCCGGAGCCCGCGGCCGTGAGCCGAGGCAGCGGTGGGGAGCCGGGCGCGCATGGCGGCGGCGCCGAGGCCGGGGCCTCCGGGCGCAAGTCGGAGCCGCCCTCCGCGCTGGTGGGGGCCGGCCACGTGGCGCCTGTGTCGCCCTACAAGCCGGGCCACTCGGTGTTTCCGCTGCCCCCCTCCAGCATCGGCTACCACGGCTCCATCGTGGGCGCCTACGCCGGCTACCCGTCTCAGTTCGTGCCTGGCCTGGATCCGAGCAAGTCTGGCCTCGTGGGAGGCCAGCTGTCGGGGGGCCTGGGCCTACCCCCGGGCAAGCCCCCCAGCTCCAGCCCGCTCACCGGGGCCTCCCCGCCGTCCTTCCTGCAGGGATTATGCCGCGACCCCTACTGCCTGGGAGGTTACCACGGCGCCTCGCACCTCGGCGGCTCCAGCTGCTCCACCTGCAGCGCGCACGACCCAGCTGCGCCCGGCCTGAAGGCGGGGGGCTACCCGCTGGTGTACCCCGGGCACCCGCTGCAGCCCGCCGCGCTCTCTTCCAGCGCCGCCCAGGCCGCTCTCCCTGGCCACCCGCTCTACACCTACGGCTTCATGCTACAGAACGAACCGCTGCCGCACAGCTGCAACTGGGTGGCGGCCAGCGGGCCGTGCGACAAGCGCTTCGCCACCTCGGAGGAGCTGCTCAGCCACCTACGGACTCACACGGCCCTGCCCGGCGCCGAGAAACTTCTGGCCGCCTATCCGGGGGCTTCGGGCCTGGGCAGCGCCGCCGCGGCCGCAGCGGCCGCCGCCTCCTGCCATCTGCACCTCCCCCCGCCGACTGCCCCCGGCAGCCCCGGGTCGCTGTCCTTGCGGAGTCCACACACTTTGGGCCTAAGCCGGTACCACCCTTACGGCAAGAGCCACTTATCCACAGCCGGGGGCCTGGCCGTGCCGTCCCTCCCCACAGCCGGACCCTACTACTCACCATATGCGCTGTACGGACAGAGACTGGCCTCAGCCTCCGCGCTCGGATACCAGTAA